GTGCCATCCCGGGATCCTTCTCCACCAACGTGCGGGCCTCCGCCCGCCGAGCCCGCGCGTGCTCCACCTGCGCGACGGCCGCCATGGAGTGCCAGTCGGACGCGCCGACCTGGCCGCGGCGGCCGGTGTCCCCGAACACCTCACGCCGCAGCCGGAACGACTGGATGGAACCCGCGATCATCGCGGCCAGCAGGAGCGTGAAGGCCGGTCCGTAGAAGTACGAGTCGGTCGAGTCCGAGTCGGGCCCTGCCGGGGCGAGCATGATCAGGAGGAACGCCAGTGTCGTCGCGGCACCGGTGGCGAGCGTCCAGTACAGCAACGCCTTCCGCCGCAGGTTTGTCCAGGCATGCAGCACTGGTACCCAGCTGAGGAGGCCGAACAGGTAGATCGGCAGCAGTGCCCACAGCCAGCTACCCACGACCACGTACCACGCGGTCCTGGCCGGCAGCGCCGGCTCCTGGCCGGGGGCCGGTGAGTCAGTCGAGTACACCGAACTTCCTGTCGTGTTGATGTGGCCCAGCGGCTGCGGCCGGGCAGAGGTCGATCTCGGCACAGTATGACGTCGACGCCAGGTCAGCGCATCCGCATCAACCTGCCGTGAAACCGGGGCCGAGGGCGTCAGTTCGCCGCGCCGGGTCCGGGAAGCAGGTCGATGTCGTCTGCGTGCATCGGCTCGCCGCAGTGTGCGCAGCGCAGGTCGACGTGGCTGATCTCACCGCACGCGTGGTGGCGGTAGAGCACCGGCGGTCCGGCCTTTCCGGCAAGCCACTTGTCGCCCCAGCCCACCATCACCATCAGCAGGTCGAAGAGTTCGGCGCCCTTCTCGGTCAGGACGTACTCGTACCGCGGTCGCGCGTCGTAGGGCCGGCGCTCGAGTACGCCATGGTCGACGAGGTGGTTCAGTCGTTCGGTCAGGACCTTGCGCGAGATCCCGAGGTCGGCCTGGATCTGCTCGAATCTGGTGAACCCGACGTAGACGTCCCGCAGCACCAGTGGCGACCAGGGCTCGCCGATGACGTCGAGCGTGCGCGCGATCGAGCACGCCATCTCACCGAAGTCCGTCCGTTGCATGACGACAATCTAGCACTTCGGGGTTCCCTCAGGGAACTCTGAGCTGCTATGGTCCTCTGAGTCTCCTGAAGGAACCGAGGAAGGAAACACCATGAGCAAGGTCATCGTCGCGCTGTCGGTGTCGGTCGACGGGTACATCACCGGTCGCGATCCCGGAGCCGGCCGCGGGCTCGGGGACGCAACGATGTTGTTCGACTGGTACTTCAACGGTGACACCCCGAGCCAGGTGTTCGACGGGTTCAAGCTGAGCGAGGCCAGTGCCCGCGTCTTCGACGCCGCCGCCGGACGGGTCGGCGCCACCCTCGCCGGCCGCAACACCTACGACGACTCCGGGTGGATCAACGGCGGTACGCCGCACCCGGACGCGCCGCTGGTCGTACTCAGCCATCGGCCGATAGCCGACCTGCCCGAGCGCCAGACGCTGGTCACGACCGGGATCGAGGACGCGGTCGCGGCCGCGAAGGACGCGGCCGGCGGCAAGGACGTCGGCCTCATGGGCGGCGGCGTCGCGACCGCGGCCCTGGCGGCCGGCCTGGTCGACGAGGTGATCCTGCACCAGATCCCGATCCTGCTCGGCGGTGGCCGGCCCTTCTTCCAGTCGCTCCCCCAGCACGTACGCCTCGAACTCGTCGAGGCCGTTCCGGCGCCCGGCGTCACCCACCTGCACTACAAGGTGCTCCGGTGATCCTCGTCACCGGAGGGCTGGGCATGATCGGCGCCCACACCGCCCGCGCACTCGTCGACCTCCGTCAAGACGTCCTTGTCACCGCGCACCACCGCACCGACGTCCCGTCGTTCCTGGCCGGAAAGGTCACCGTCGAATCCCTCGACGTCACCGACCGGGACGCGTTCCTGGACCTCGGCAACCGCCACGACATCAGCGACATCGTGCACCTCGCCGGCACGATCCCCGGCGACGATCCGGTCCGCTTCTTCCGTACCGACACGACGGGTTTGCTGAACGCACTGGACGCCGCCCGCACGTGGGGCGTCCGCAGGTTCGCCGTCGCCAGCAGCCTCGGTGCGTACGTCGGCCGTACGGAAGCCCGCTGGCACGAGGAACTCGCGTTGCCCACCGTGGAGTTGCCACACCCGATCATCGCGTTCAAGAAGGCCGTCGAGCCACTCACCACGCACAGCCTGCAGGGCAGCGGCGTCCAGCCGGTCGTACTCCGGATCGGCAGCACCTGGGGACCGCTCATGGACCCCGAATCCCCGTTCAACCCCATCCCGCCGTACGTCAGCGCCGTGCTTCGCGGCGAGGAGCCGAACCCGTTGTACGCCGACGACGGCGGCGACTCCTGACGACGGCGAAGACGCTGCGGTACGACACCTACAACGTCTCCAGCGGCCGGCCGTTCACCAATAGCGAACTCGCCGACGCCGTGCAGGCATTCACTTCTGGTCCACCCCTGAAGCTGTTACCAGGAAGGCAGAACGGGCCGGGTGAGAACCCCTACCTCGACATCACCAGGCTCACCCGACACCGGCTTCACACCGGCCTTCGACCTCGCCGCGGCCGTCGGCGACTACGTCGCCTGGCGCACCGGCAACCCCCGCTGAACCCACGATCTGTTGAATCCACCGACCAGCTGAATCGTCAACCCCTGCTGAAGGAGCACACCATGCTCGATCCCGACGTTCGCCGCGTACTCGACGGCCCCTCGTTCGCTCACCTCGCCACCGTCCTGCCCGACGGCTCGCCGCACAGCACACCGGTCTACGTCGGCGCGCACGGTGAGCACATCGTCTTCTTCACCGGCCCCGGCGTACGCAAGGAACGCAACCTGCGCCGCGACCCTCGGGTGGCGCTGTCCATCACGCCCGTCGACAACCCGTACCAGCCGGTCGCCATCCGCGGCCGGGTCGTGGAATGGATGGACGGCGACGCGGCGTGGGAGATCATCGACCAGCTGGCGATGAAGTACACCGGCACGCCCTACCCACGAGAGCAGGAACGCATCGTCGCCGTGATCGAGCCCGAACGACAGACCGTCGGCATCGGCTGACCGGCACGCCACGCGACGGCGCCCAAGTCCCACCCGGTCAGTCAGCTCGAACGCCTCCGTACGAACGTCACTGGGGGTCTCGCCAGACGTTGTCGTAGGCGGCTTCCTCGATGGCTCGTCGCTGTCGTTCCAACTCCAACTGGTGTTCGGCATCCTCCACGGCGGCGAGCACCGCCGCCACGGAGTCGTCGACCGCTCCTGGGGGCAGCGTCGTCCGCCGGTCGCGGATCCCGAGGGCGATGGCGAGTTCGGCGAGGACGGGTTCTTCGGACTCCCAGCGGGCCGTCGCCTCGTCGCGGGCAGGTGAGTCGGCCAGCACCAGGAGGCCGGTCCTGAACGGATTCCGGTGACGACTGGGTTGTCGGGTCAGCTCACCTTCGGTCTGCAGGCCGGACACGTAGACCATGGCGAGGCCGCGACCTCTGCGCCACAACCAGGCGTCAACCGACTCGTACGGCGCTTGTCGGACAAGGGACGAGGAAGCGCCCTCCAACAGCCGATCACCTGGCGCCGGTCGGCCGGTCGGCACGATCTGCTCGCCGTCCAGCCTGACGGCCTGCGCCTGCAGGAGGTCGATCAACTCGGCGCCCGCGAGCGCAAGCGACAGGTTGCCCGGCTCCACAGGGTGACCGGACATCACGTCGATGACGACGATCAGCAGGTCCCGCGCTGTGGACATCGAGGGCTCCAGGCCGACGGACACGCTTGCTCTGGACCATTCAACAGGCCGTACCGCCGAAATACGAGAGCCGAGTGGTAGTCGATCTTCCACGCGGGGTTGGGCAACTGCGAGTTGCCCGGGGCCATGCCGTCGGCGTCAACGGCGGCTTGCCCGCTGGAACTGGCGTACCGACAGGGGCACGAACACGAGCAGGATCAGCACGACCCACAACAACGTGTAGACGACCGGGTGCTGCAGTGCCCACGAGTCCGGGACCGGGCCACGCGGGTCGACGTTGCCGAACAACTGCCGGGACGCCTGGGTGACCGCGGAGACGGGGTTCCACTCCACGAAGACCCGCAGGCCGCTCGCGAAGGACTCGGTGGGTACGAACGCGTTGGACACGAACGTCAACGGGAAGATGACGATGAACGACGCGTTGTTGATGACCTCCGGGCTCGGCACCAGCAGCCCGACGTAGGCCATCACCCAGCTGATCGCGTACGCGAACAACAGCAGCAGGGCAAAGGCGAACAGCGCGTTCAGAACCCCTTCACGGATCCGCCAGCCGATCAGCAGACCGGTGGATCCCATGATGATCAGGGACATCACGTTGTACGCGACGTCGGAGGTCGTACGCCCGGTGAGCACCGCCGACCGCGACATCGGCAACGAGCGGAACCGGTCGATGATGCCCTTCTGCATGTCCTCGGCCAGGCCCGCACCGGTGAAGGTGGCGCCGAACACGACCGTCTGGGCGAAGATGCCGCCGATCAGGAACTCGCGGTAGGGCACCGCGCCGCCCGGATCGATGGCACCGCCGAAGACGAAGGCGAACAGCAGCACGAACATGATCGGCGAGATCAGTACGAACACCAGAATGTCGGGAACGCGCTTGATCTTGATCAGGTTGCGGCGGGCGACGATCCACCCGTCCACGACCGCTCCGACGGGTCCGGTGCTCATCGCGCCACCTCTCGTGGTTGCTTGCTTCGATCGGGCCCGTCGGAGCCGGTGGAACTCGCGGACTCCGCCGCCTCCTCCTCGGCCGCGTGCCCGGTGAGGCTCAGGAACACGTCGTCGAGGGTCGGCCGGCGCAGGCCGACGTCGAGGATTCCCACGTTGGCGGACTCGAGGTCCTCGAGCACCCGCCGCAACGCCGGCGCGCCGCCGGCCACCGCGACGGTGAGGGCACGGCCGTTGTCGTCGATCTGCACTTCACCGACGGCGACCGCGGCCAGCGCCTCGCAGGCCCGGGACCGGTCGGAGGCGTCGGCGAGCATGAGTTCGATCCGTTCGCCGCCGACCTGTGCCTTCAGCTCGTCGGCGCTGCCGTGCGCGATGGCCCGGCCGTGGTCGATGACGAGGATGTCGTGGGCGAGGCGGTCGGCCTCCTCGAGGTACTGCGTGGTGAGGAGCAGCGTCGAGCCCGCGTCGACCAGGCTGCGGATGACGTCCCACATCTGCTGCCGGGCGCGGACGTCCAGCCCGGTGGTGGGTTCGTCGAGGATGAGTACGGGCGGCTCCGCGACCAGCGCGCCGGCCAGGTCCAGGCGCCGCCGCATCCCGCCCGAGTAGGTCTTCGACGGCCGGTCTCCGGCGTCGGCCAGGTCGAACTGCTCCAGCAACTCCCTCGCCCGGCGGCCGGACTTCGCCTTGCCGAGTCCGTAGAGCCGGCCGACCATCTCGAGGTTCTCGTAGCCGGTGAGGTATTCGTCGACGGCGGCGTACTGTCCGGACAGTCCGATCCGCGAGCGCACGCCGTCAGGGTCCTTGCGTACGTCGACTCCGGCGACCTCGGCGGTCCCCTCGTCCGCGTCCAGCAGCGTGGCCAGGATGCGGACGGCGGTCGTCTTGCCGGCGCCGTTCGGCCCCAGCAACGCCAGCACCCGCCCCTCGGGAACGGTCAGGTCGAGGCCGGCCAGCGCCTCGACGTTCTTGTACCGCTTCACCAAGCCGGCGGCACGAATCATCTCTGTCACTGTCCGGCCCTTCCCGCGAGCTCCGTTGGTCGGTAGGCGTCGGCGTCCTCACCCATGCCAGACCTCTCGTCAAGTGGGGCTTGACGAGAGGTCTGGCATTCGACTCGCGTCGAAGGATTCTATAGGCGTGGTCGGCGCAGGGGCATCGACATTGCTGCCGGTTAATGTCTCCCGCGAGCGACCCGTGCGGCATGAATCACTGGCCGACCAGGGCGAAATGTGGCGATCGAGCTGCGGTAATTCATGCGGGTCGCTCGGTCAGTGCACCGGCATCGTCACGGCCTCCGGCGCGGGCCGCCGTCCCGGAATGAGCCCGCCGGAGACGATCGCCCCCACCAGCGCGGCGCCGGCCGCGACGGCGAACGCGGTGGTGTAACCGCCCACGGCCTGGGTGGCCAGGCTCGCTGCCGCGACGCTGGAGGTCACCGCGGCTCCGATCGACGCGCCGAACTCATGGAACGTACTCACGATTCCCGAGGCCACGCCGGCCTCGTGCGGAGCGACCTGCCCGAGCGCGGTCGCCGAGGCGACCACGAACAGGCTGCCGATTCCGGCAGCGCCGACGCTGACCCCGATCACCACACCGATCGTGGTGGGTGTGAATGCCGGCACCGCCAGGCCGACCGCGGCGACGGCCAGGCCGACCATCGCGAGGGTGCGGCCGCCGACCTGTCCGATGATCCGTCCGCCGGCCTGCGCGCCGACCATCGTCGCCACCGCGACCGGCAGGAACAGCAGCCCGGTGACGAGCGGCCCGAGCCGCGCATGTCCTTGCAGGTAGAACGAGCCGAGGAAGAACACCGCCACCATCAGCGCCGTACCGATCGCGATCACGAACGTGCCCGCGACGACCGGACGCCGGAACAGCAGGCCGAGGTCCATCAACGGAGCTGCCGCCGTCCGCTGCCGCCAGCCGAACAACAGGTAGAGCCCGACACCCACGGCGAACAGGATCCAGGTGCGCGGGGCCAGCCACCCGGCCTCCCCGGCGCCGATCATCGCGTAGATCACCGATCCTGTCGCGGCCGTCACCAGCAGCGCCCCGAGCACGTCGGCGCTCCTTCTCCGACCGGCCTGCGCCGCCGGGAGTGCGGGGAGCACCCGCGCGAGGACGACGAACACCGCAAGGCCGATGGGGACGT
This Actinopolymorpha cephalotaxi DNA region includes the following protein-coding sequences:
- a CDS encoding helix-hairpin-helix domain-containing protein, which encodes MYSTDSPAPGQEPALPARTAWYVVVGSWLWALLPIYLFGLLSWVPVLHAWTNLRRKALLYWTLATGAATTLAFLLIMLAPAGPDSDSTDSYFYGPAFTLLLAAMIAGSIQSFRLRREVFGDTGRRGQVGASDWHSMAAVAQVEHARARRAEARTLVEKDPGMARELRIGRPDLPNRAYDDGGLVDVNHASAQAMVDMLELLPEYAEEIVRAREAAGGFGGVAELGAYTSLPAPIVDGLRERAVFLRY
- a CDS encoding winged helix-turn-helix transcriptional regulator, which produces MQRTDFGEMACSIARTLDVIGEPWSPLVLRDVYVGFTRFEQIQADLGISRKVLTERLNHLVDHGVLERRPYDARPRYEYVLTEKGAELFDLLMVMVGWGDKWLAGKAGPPVLYRHHACGEISHVDLRCAHCGEPMHADDIDLLPGPGAAN
- a CDS encoding dihydrofolate reductase family protein, with amino-acid sequence MSKVIVALSVSVDGYITGRDPGAGRGLGDATMLFDWYFNGDTPSQVFDGFKLSEASARVFDAAAGRVGATLAGRNTYDDSGWINGGTPHPDAPLVVLSHRPIADLPERQTLVTTGIEDAVAAAKDAAGGKDVGLMGGGVATAALAAGLVDEVILHQIPILLGGGRPFFQSLPQHVRLELVEAVPAPGVTHLHYKVLR
- a CDS encoding NAD-dependent epimerase/dehydratase family protein; translated protein: MILVTGGLGMIGAHTARALVDLRQDVLVTAHHRTDVPSFLAGKVTVESLDVTDRDAFLDLGNRHDISDIVHLAGTIPGDDPVRFFRTDTTGLLNALDAARTWGVRRFAVASSLGAYVGRTEARWHEELALPTVELPHPIIAFKKAVEPLTTHSLQGSGVQPVVLRIGSTWGPLMDPESPFNPIPPYVSAVLRGEEPNPLYADDGGDS
- a CDS encoding PPOX class F420-dependent oxidoreductase — its product is MLDPDVRRVLDGPSFAHLATVLPDGSPHSTPVYVGAHGEHIVFFTGPGVRKERNLRRDPRVALSITPVDNPYQPVAIRGRVVEWMDGDAAWEIIDQLAMKYTGTPYPREQERIVAVIEPERQTVGIG
- a CDS encoding GOLPH3/VPS74 family protein → MSTARDLLIVVIDVMSGHPVEPGNLSLALAGAELIDLLQAQAVRLDGEQIVPTGRPAPGDRLLEGASSSLVRQAPYESVDAWLWRRGRGLAMVYVSGLQTEGELTRQPSRHRNPFRTGLLVLADSPARDEATARWESEEPVLAELAIALGIRDRRTTLPPGAVDDSVAAVLAAVEDAEHQLELERQRRAIEEAAYDNVWRDPQ
- a CDS encoding ABC transporter permease — encoded protein: MSTGPVGAVVDGWIVARRNLIKIKRVPDILVFVLISPIMFVLLFAFVFGGAIDPGGAVPYREFLIGGIFAQTVVFGATFTGAGLAEDMQKGIIDRFRSLPMSRSAVLTGRTTSDVAYNVMSLIIMGSTGLLIGWRIREGVLNALFAFALLLLFAYAISWVMAYVGLLVPSPEVINNASFIVIFPLTFVSNAFVPTESFASGLRVFVEWNPVSAVTQASRQLFGNVDPRGPVPDSWALQHPVVYTLLWVVLILLVFVPLSVRQFQRASRR
- a CDS encoding ATP-binding cassette domain-containing protein codes for the protein MIRAAGLVKRYKNVEALAGLDLTVPEGRVLALLGPNGAGKTTAVRILATLLDADEGTAEVAGVDVRKDPDGVRSRIGLSGQYAAVDEYLTGYENLEMVGRLYGLGKAKSGRRARELLEQFDLADAGDRPSKTYSGGMRRRLDLAGALVAEPPVLILDEPTTGLDVRARQQMWDVIRSLVDAGSTLLLTTQYLEEADRLAHDILVIDHGRAIAHGSADELKAQVGGERIELMLADASDRSRACEALAAVAVGEVQIDDNGRALTVAVAGGAPALRRVLEDLESANVGILDVGLRRPTLDDVFLSLTGHAAEEEAAESASSTGSDGPDRSKQPREVAR
- a CDS encoding MFS transporter, giving the protein MSSYPRRWQVLALLGIAQFMLILDVTVVAISLPLMGAELGLDRQALTWVVSAYTLTFGGLMLLGGRIADLIGPRTMVLLGLAVFTVASFATGAAQTDVMVLAGRVGQGLGAAMLSPSALSVVVRMFDGEERNRALGIWSALGGGGAAVGVLVGGLLAAGPGWSWVFFVNVPIGLAVFVVLARVLPALPAAQAGRRRSADVLGALLVTAATGSVIYAMIGAGEAGWLAPRTWILFAVGVGLYLLFGWRQRTAAAPLMDLGLLFRRPVVAGTFVIAIGTALMVAVFFLGSFYLQGHARLGPLVTGLLFLPVAVATMVGAQAGGRIIGQVGGRTLAMVGLAVAAVGLAVPAFTPTTIGVVIGVSVGAAGIGSLFVVASATALGQVAPHEAGVASGIVSTFHEFGASIGAAVTSSVAAASLATQAVGGYTTAFAVAAGAALVGAIVSGGLIPGRRPAPEAVTMPVH